One window of the uncultured Paludibaculum sp. genome contains the following:
- a CDS encoding Thivi_2564 family membrane protein: MPLLNLVIVLIIVGVGLYLINRYIPMASSIKSILNVLVVVCVCIWLLQAVGIWGNVTSFRVPR; encoded by the coding sequence ATGCCTTTGCTGAATCTCGTCATCGTCCTGATCATTGTTGGTGTGGGGCTGTACCTGATCAACCGGTACATCCCCATGGCCTCCAGCATCAAATCGATTCTGAATGTCCTGGTCGTCGTCTGCGTGTGTATCTGGTTACTGCAGGCGGTGGGGATCTGGGGTAACGTGACCAGTTTTCGTGTCCCAAGGTGA
- a CDS encoding class D sortase has protein sequence MRVVATRRNMRSILRWTQRLLFALGATLLTYSGYVVVDAQLFQNREDRHLDRMLVERQGANAGESPTAAPLLPAVPEPAWPRGLIGRIEIPRLGLEVIVMEGVDHATLRRAAGHIPGTALPGQAGNVGISGHRDTFFRPLRNIRNNDLINIITPLGDYRYRVVSSDVVDPRNVAVLASSASEILTLVTCYPFYFVGPAPDRFIVRAERVL, from the coding sequence ATGAGAGTGGTAGCCACACGCCGGAACATGCGGTCCATCCTGAGATGGACTCAGCGGCTGCTCTTTGCCCTCGGCGCCACCCTGTTGACGTACTCCGGCTATGTGGTGGTGGACGCCCAGCTCTTTCAGAACCGGGAAGACCGCCACCTGGATCGAATGTTGGTGGAACGGCAGGGCGCGAACGCGGGCGAGTCACCGACCGCGGCGCCTCTATTGCCGGCGGTACCCGAGCCAGCGTGGCCGCGCGGTCTGATCGGGCGCATCGAGATACCGCGTCTTGGCCTGGAGGTCATTGTGATGGAGGGGGTCGACCACGCTACGCTGCGCAGGGCGGCGGGGCACATCCCCGGCACGGCATTGCCCGGACAGGCGGGCAACGTCGGCATTTCCGGGCATCGCGATACCTTTTTCCGGCCGTTGCGCAACATCAGAAACAATGACCTGATCAACATCATCACGCCGCTGGGCGATTACCGGTACCGCGTCGTATCTTCCGACGTGGTGGATCCACGGAACGTAGCGGTACTGGCCTCGAGCGCCAGTGAGATCCTCACGCTGGTCACCTGCTATCCGTTCTACTTCGTTGGCCCTGCCCCCGACAGGTTTATCGTTCGGGCCGAAAGAGTCCTGTGA
- a CDS encoding glycosyltransferase family 4 protein — MTARTKRVAVLSPVAWRTPPRQYGAWETVAGNIAEGLASRGWEVTLFATGDSLTRARLHSVVARGYEEDKTIDAKVAEYLHISEAFEHASEFDLIHSHYDFMALCYTRLVKTPVLTTIHGFSSAQIMPVYEKYRDGYFVSISDSDRAPDLTYLGTVYNGIDLSLYPLRERAGGDLVFLGRIHPDKGVHLAIEVAQLSGAPLLIAGIVQDQGYFREQVEPHLNQQIRYIGPVDVAGKNELFARARALLHLNTIPERFGLVLVEANAAGVPVIAMDLGSCREVLKDGQTGFLVRTVSEAVRCLQRLPEIDGAVCRRRVEEFFSIEAMVKSYERVYQTIFDLEAAKKR, encoded by the coding sequence ATGACGGCGCGGACCAAACGAGTGGCGGTGCTTTCGCCCGTCGCGTGGCGGACGCCGCCCAGGCAGTACGGGGCTTGGGAGACCGTCGCCGGCAACATTGCCGAGGGACTCGCCTCCAGGGGTTGGGAGGTGACGTTGTTTGCGACGGGCGATTCCCTGACCCGTGCCCGTCTGCACAGTGTTGTGGCCCGCGGGTATGAAGAAGACAAGACCATCGACGCGAAGGTGGCTGAGTATCTTCATATCTCCGAAGCGTTCGAACACGCCTCGGAGTTTGATCTGATCCATAGCCACTACGACTTCATGGCGCTGTGCTACACCCGCCTGGTGAAGACGCCGGTCCTGACGACCATTCACGGCTTTTCGTCCGCTCAGATCATGCCCGTGTACGAGAAGTATCGTGACGGCTACTTCGTTTCGATCAGCGACTCCGATCGCGCACCGGATCTGACCTACCTCGGCACCGTCTACAACGGCATCGACCTCTCGTTGTATCCCCTCAGGGAGCGGGCTGGCGGTGACCTGGTCTTCCTCGGACGCATCCACCCCGACAAGGGCGTGCACCTGGCGATCGAGGTGGCCCAGTTGAGCGGAGCGCCGCTGCTGATCGCGGGGATCGTGCAGGATCAGGGATACTTCCGCGAGCAGGTGGAGCCGCACCTGAATCAACAGATCCGGTACATCGGTCCGGTGGATGTGGCCGGCAAGAACGAACTGTTCGCCCGTGCCCGCGCACTGCTGCATCTGAACACAATTCCCGAGCGTTTCGGTCTCGTACTGGTGGAGGCCAATGCGGCTGGAGTACCGGTGATCGCCATGGATCTGGGTTCGTGCCGCGAAGTTCTGAAGGATGGGCAGACGGGATTCCTGGTCAGGACCGTTTCTGAAGCCGTGCGATGCCTGCAGCGATTGCCTGAGATCGACGGCGCCGTTTGCCGGCGGCGCGTGGAGGAGTTCTTCTCCATTGAAGCCATGGTGAAATCCTACGAACGCGTTTATCAGACGATCTTTGACCTGGAGGCTGCGAAGAAGAGATGA
- a CDS encoding glycoside hydrolase family 130 protein, translated as MTIPAVHVKRSSTLLEPNQSRVLLRPFQPGDAQRTSQIIRRIMALPEDRVAALLVGICDEFCDRHHEIHKVFLERFEQVRDALSPDEELTEARRQLIGSYFLAEYSLESAALFNPSIVPHPDQTNLPPGALRFILSLRATGEGHVSSITFRIGIIHPDHSIEVLTPAGFLTEPRQISNPRYEKPLFDRKLAELGLSCEITRRVMNKLAPSFTLEELRGALQAEQFRLPDGMSQKDQVAAQGIWMLARSNYEVQFQPDQELSERIIFPATPSQRNGIEDARFVCFHDDDGSDNYFATFTAYDGKLVVPELVETSDFLNFRFITLNGPAATNKGMALFPRKIGGRYAMLSRQDNENISLMFSDNVHFWNESSLLLKPLFPWELVQMGNCGSPIETDAGWLVLSHGVGPMREYSIGAFLLDIDDPTKVLGRLREPLLKPNANEREGYVPNVVYTCGFLLFDGDLIIPYGLADHATGFATVPLSEVLAAMEPDGALAN; from the coding sequence ATGACCATTCCCGCTGTCCACGTGAAGCGCAGTTCCACACTCCTGGAACCCAACCAGTCGAGAGTTCTGCTGCGCCCCTTCCAACCCGGAGATGCGCAACGGACCAGTCAGATCATCCGGCGGATCATGGCACTTCCGGAAGACCGGGTGGCTGCCTTATTGGTAGGCATCTGCGACGAGTTCTGTGACCGGCACCATGAGATCCACAAGGTCTTTCTCGAACGATTCGAACAGGTGCGCGACGCGCTGTCACCGGACGAAGAACTCACCGAGGCTAGACGGCAGTTGATCGGCTCGTACTTTCTTGCCGAGTACTCGTTGGAATCAGCCGCGCTCTTCAATCCCTCCATAGTTCCCCATCCCGACCAGACGAACCTACCGCCCGGAGCGCTGCGGTTCATCCTCAGTTTGCGGGCAACCGGAGAGGGCCATGTGTCCTCTATCACGTTCCGCATCGGCATCATCCACCCCGATCACAGCATCGAAGTACTTACCCCGGCGGGCTTCCTGACCGAACCACGACAGATCTCAAATCCCAGGTACGAGAAGCCGCTATTTGACCGGAAGCTCGCGGAACTGGGCCTGAGCTGCGAGATCACGAGGCGGGTGATGAACAAACTCGCCCCGTCGTTCACGCTCGAGGAGCTCCGCGGAGCCCTGCAGGCGGAACAGTTTCGCCTTCCAGACGGGATGTCGCAAAAGGATCAGGTGGCCGCGCAGGGCATCTGGATGCTGGCCCGCTCCAACTACGAAGTTCAGTTCCAGCCCGATCAGGAGCTCTCCGAGCGGATCATCTTCCCGGCCACACCATCCCAACGGAACGGCATTGAGGACGCCAGATTCGTCTGCTTCCATGACGATGATGGCAGCGACAACTACTTCGCGACCTTCACTGCTTACGACGGCAAGCTTGTCGTGCCCGAGTTGGTGGAGACCTCGGACTTCCTGAATTTCCGCTTCATCACGCTGAATGGCCCCGCCGCTACCAACAAAGGGATGGCGCTCTTCCCTCGCAAGATCGGTGGCCGGTACGCCATGCTGTCCCGGCAGGACAACGAGAATATCTCGCTGATGTTCTCCGACAACGTCCACTTCTGGAACGAGAGCAGCCTGCTACTTAAGCCGCTCTTTCCCTGGGAACTCGTGCAGATGGGAAATTGCGGCTCACCGATCGAGACCGACGCCGGCTGGCTCGTCCTCAGTCATGGGGTGGGCCCCATGCGGGAGTACTCCATCGGTGCATTCCTGCTCGACATCGACGATCCGACGAAGGTGCTGGGCCGGCTGCGGGAGCCATTGCTCAAGCCGAATGCGAACGAGCGGGAAGGATATGTGCCGAACGTCGTCTACACTTGCGGTTTCCTGCTCTTTGACGGTGACCTGATCATTCCTTATGGTCTGGCCGACCACGCCACCGGCTTCGCCACGGTTCCACTTTCCGAGGTGCTGGCCGCCATGGAGCCTGACGGCGCCCTGGCGAACTGA
- a CDS encoding transglutaminase family protein, with protein sequence MQISVTHSTIYRYQYPVILQPHTFRLRPRTNSTQRLLEFDMQISPQPAGQTECLDQDGNLALNAWFDTSTTALTVLCRFRVAMLRDNPFDFALSEASLNLPLRYPDPLSTALASYRMQADVSDLVAQYAKVLAAGAQWNSLTFLTTLNQQLFLTCRHVTRPDGAPWNSDQTLSAREGSCRDLAVLFCDLCRVMGFAARFISGYECAAAGGDDSYMHAWAEVYLPSAGWRGYDPSRGLVVSNAHVAVAAGFDHNLAAPIAGLFSGGIASQMEASIQMQVDPESTT encoded by the coding sequence ATGCAGATTTCCGTGACGCATTCCACCATTTACCGCTATCAGTACCCGGTCATCCTTCAGCCGCACACATTCCGTCTGCGGCCGCGCACGAACAGCACTCAAAGGCTGCTCGAATTCGATATGCAGATCAGCCCGCAGCCCGCCGGTCAAACTGAGTGTCTCGACCAGGACGGCAACCTTGCCCTGAATGCGTGGTTTGACACGTCCACCACGGCATTGACGGTGCTGTGCCGATTCCGTGTCGCCATGCTCCGTGACAATCCCTTCGATTTCGCCCTCAGCGAGGCTTCGTTGAACCTGCCGTTGAGGTATCCCGACCCTCTCAGTACGGCACTGGCGTCCTACCGGATGCAGGCGGATGTCAGCGATCTCGTGGCGCAGTACGCGAAGGTGCTGGCCGCGGGTGCGCAGTGGAACTCTCTGACCTTCCTCACCACCCTGAATCAGCAACTGTTCCTCACATGCCGGCACGTGACCAGGCCGGATGGCGCGCCTTGGAACTCCGACCAGACGCTGTCAGCGAGGGAAGGGTCCTGCCGCGACCTGGCCGTTCTTTTCTGCGATCTCTGCCGAGTGATGGGCTTTGCCGCACGCTTCATCAGCGGCTATGAATGTGCCGCTGCCGGCGGCGACGACTCCTATATGCACGCGTGGGCGGAGGTCTATCTGCCCAGCGCCGGGTGGCGCGGTTACGATCCCTCCCGCGGCCTCGTCGTCTCCAATGCGCATGTGGCCGTGGCCGCGGGCTTCGATCACAATCTTGCCGCGCCCATCGCCGGTCTGTTCAGCGGTGGCATCGCGTCGCAGATGGAGGCGTCGATTCAGATGCAGGTGGACCCTGAATCAACGACATGA
- a CDS encoding VWA domain-containing protein, with the protein MLLTCVGGEASSPARRSTGQQPPDSYRISVDVDLVVLQATVRDRKGGFAPDLREQDFAVYEDGAPQAIKLFRREDVPVTVGLVIDHSGSMMERLNHVIAAARTFVRASNQEDRMFVVNFNEKVSLGLPPTIPFTNRPDELELAILRAPVAGQTALYDALSLSLSRLQASDREKKALIVISDGGDNASVLRLAEVVNIAGQSNALVYTIGIYGEQDPDKNPGVLRQLARSTGGDAFFPQEMGEVVEICERIAREIRNQYTLGYISTNTEKNGTYRNIRVEARSKAYGKLSVRARTGYVARGAPKAAPQGDSK; encoded by the coding sequence GTGCTGCTGACCTGTGTGGGCGGCGAGGCCTCGTCTCCGGCCCGGCGTTCCACGGGCCAGCAGCCTCCGGATTCCTACCGAATCTCCGTAGACGTCGATCTCGTGGTGCTGCAAGCGACCGTGCGCGACCGCAAGGGCGGCTTCGCGCCGGACTTGCGCGAGCAAGACTTCGCCGTTTACGAAGACGGAGCACCGCAAGCCATCAAGCTGTTCCGCCGCGAGGATGTCCCGGTGACGGTCGGGCTGGTTATTGACCACAGCGGAAGCATGATGGAGAGGCTCAATCATGTGATCGCCGCCGCACGCACCTTTGTCCGTGCCAGCAATCAGGAAGACCGGATGTTTGTTGTCAACTTCAATGAGAAGGTGTCGCTGGGCCTTCCGCCCACGATCCCCTTCACCAATCGTCCGGATGAACTAGAACTGGCCATCCTGAGGGCGCCTGTCGCGGGACAGACCGCATTGTATGACGCGCTGAGTCTGTCGTTGTCGCGATTGCAGGCCAGTGACCGCGAGAAGAAAGCCCTCATCGTCATCAGCGACGGGGGCGACAACGCGAGTGTCCTGCGGCTGGCCGAGGTGGTGAACATCGCGGGGCAGTCCAATGCCCTTGTGTACACCATCGGTATCTACGGCGAGCAGGATCCCGACAAGAACCCTGGCGTCCTTCGCCAACTGGCCCGGTCGACGGGCGGCGATGCGTTCTTCCCACAAGAGATGGGTGAGGTTGTGGAGATCTGCGAGCGGATCGCGCGGGAAATTCGAAATCAGTACACGCTAGGATATATCTCCACAAATACCGAGAAGAATGGCACCTACCGGAACATTCGAGTCGAGGCCCGGTCCAAGGCCTACGGCAAACTTTCCGTGCGCGCCCGCACAGGCTATGTTGCCCGCGGTGCTCCGAAAGCAGCCCCACAAGGGGACTCCAAATGA
- a CDS encoding glycosyltransferase family 4 protein gives MIEPSKIRKIAFVGDHLPRKCGIATFTSDLLAAVATAHPQSQCFCVSVNDIKGGYDYPEVVRFEIDEQDLSSYLRAADFLNISNVDIVCLQHEFGIFGGPAGGHILAFLRELRMPVVTTLHTVLREPRSDQRRVMQELVSLSTRVVVMAERGRQMLQEIYEAPPAKIDLIPHGIPDVGFVDPTYFKDQFGVEGKVVLLTFGLLSPNKGIEYVLKALPEILNEFPDVVYIVLGATHPNELREHGEAYRVSLEMLAKKSGIEKSVIFYNDFVELENLKEFIGAADLYITPYLNEAQITSGTLAYAFGAGKAVVSTPYWHAAELLADDRGVLVPFADAPAMAKAVNDLLRDDTRRHAMRKNAYRIGREMIWSNTAQLYMHSFEQSRLQGAASSRKSLLTKTLDRRPRELPVLKLNHLVRMTDSTGVFQHANFSIPNFSEGYCTDDNARAFILAVLLGEFGEELEVVRAMATTCAAFLQHAFDPQTQRFHNHMSFDRQWLDEEGSEDCQGRAIWALGVGVGRSPFRSFQMMAGQLFALALPAMTRFTSPRAWAFGLIGIHEYLTRLSGDSLVNQTRETLTGRLMELLEGNATPDWCWFEQELSYDNAKLAHALILSGRATSQPEVVKRGLDALRWLNEVQISEKGHFRPIGSNGFYKRGGTRAAFDQQPIEAQAMVSACLEAYRATSDGWWYEQAQRAFDWFLGWNDLGLELYSSESGACGDGLHVDRLNRNQGAESTLAFLLSLAEMRLAQNMVTSFKEPIALGA, from the coding sequence TTGATAGAACCTTCCAAGATTCGCAAGATCGCGTTTGTCGGCGACCACCTGCCGCGCAAGTGCGGCATTGCGACGTTCACGTCCGATCTGCTCGCCGCGGTGGCAACCGCGCATCCGCAGAGCCAGTGTTTCTGCGTGTCCGTCAACGACATCAAAGGCGGCTACGACTACCCTGAAGTGGTCCGGTTTGAGATTGACGAGCAGGACTTGTCCTCCTATCTGCGAGCCGCCGACTTTCTCAACATCAGCAATGTCGATATCGTCTGTCTCCAGCACGAGTTCGGCATCTTCGGTGGTCCGGCGGGCGGCCACATTCTGGCATTCCTCCGCGAGTTGCGGATGCCGGTGGTCACGACACTCCATACGGTGCTGCGCGAGCCGCGCTCCGACCAGCGGCGTGTGATGCAGGAACTCGTGTCTCTGTCAACGCGCGTGGTGGTGATGGCGGAGCGCGGGCGGCAGATGCTTCAGGAGATCTACGAAGCGCCACCGGCCAAGATTGACCTGATCCCGCACGGAATCCCGGACGTGGGATTCGTCGATCCCACCTACTTCAAAGACCAGTTCGGCGTCGAGGGAAAGGTGGTCCTGCTGACGTTCGGGTTGCTCTCGCCCAACAAAGGCATTGAGTACGTGCTCAAGGCTCTGCCGGAGATCCTGAATGAGTTTCCCGACGTCGTCTACATCGTGTTGGGGGCGACTCATCCCAATGAGCTGCGGGAGCATGGTGAAGCGTACCGGGTCAGCCTCGAAATGCTCGCCAAGAAGAGCGGAATCGAAAAGAGCGTCATCTTCTACAACGACTTTGTGGAACTTGAGAATCTCAAGGAGTTCATCGGCGCCGCGGACCTGTACATCACCCCGTACTTGAATGAAGCGCAGATCACCTCCGGTACGCTGGCGTACGCGTTTGGCGCAGGTAAGGCTGTTGTCTCGACGCCCTACTGGCATGCGGCGGAGCTGCTGGCGGACGATCGCGGGGTACTGGTGCCGTTTGCGGACGCCCCGGCGATGGCCAAGGCGGTGAACGACCTGTTGCGGGACGACACACGGCGGCATGCGATGCGCAAGAACGCATATCGCATTGGCCGGGAGATGATCTGGAGCAATACGGCGCAGCTCTACATGCACTCCTTCGAGCAGTCCCGGCTGCAGGGCGCTGCCTCTTCCCGCAAGTCGCTACTCACCAAGACGCTCGACCGGCGGCCGCGAGAGCTGCCCGTGCTGAAGCTGAATCACCTGGTACGAATGACGGACTCCACCGGGGTTTTCCAGCACGCCAATTTCAGCATTCCCAATTTTTCGGAAGGCTATTGCACGGACGACAATGCCCGCGCGTTCATTCTCGCGGTTCTGTTGGGCGAGTTCGGAGAGGAACTGGAGGTGGTGCGCGCCATGGCCACGACCTGCGCCGCCTTTCTTCAGCACGCCTTCGATCCGCAAACGCAGCGCTTTCACAACCACATGAGCTTCGACCGCCAGTGGCTGGATGAGGAGGGCTCGGAGGATTGCCAGGGCCGCGCCATCTGGGCACTGGGCGTTGGCGTGGGCCGGTCTCCGTTTCGCAGCTTCCAGATGATGGCGGGCCAACTGTTCGCGCTGGCGCTACCCGCCATGACGCGGTTTACCTCGCCCCGCGCGTGGGCCTTCGGTCTCATCGGAATCCACGAGTATTTGACCCGCCTGAGTGGAGACAGTCTCGTCAACCAGACGCGGGAGACGCTGACCGGGAGACTGATGGAGCTGCTGGAAGGGAATGCGACCCCGGACTGGTGCTGGTTTGAGCAAGAGCTGTCCTACGACAACGCGAAGCTCGCTCATGCATTGATCCTGAGTGGGCGCGCCACCTCACAACCCGAGGTGGTGAAGCGTGGCCTGGATGCCCTGCGGTGGCTGAATGAGGTTCAGATCTCAGAGAAGGGCCATTTCCGGCCGATCGGCAGCAACGGATTCTACAAACGCGGTGGAACCCGAGCCGCCTTTGACCAACAGCCTATTGAAGCGCAGGCCATGGTGTCGGCCTGCCTGGAGGCCTATCGAGCCACATCGGACGGATGGTGGTACGAACAGGCACAGCGCGCGTTCGACTGGTTCCTAGGCTGGAACGATCTCGGGTTGGAACTCTATTCGTCCGAGAGCGGCGCGTGCGGCGACGGATTGCACGTCGACCGGCTCAATCGCAACCAGGGCGCCGAATCCACCCTGGCGTTCCTACTTTCGCTGGCCGAGATGCGGCTTGCACAAAACATGGTGACCAGTTTCAAGGAGCCTATCGCCCTGGGCGCATAG
- a CDS encoding NAD-dependent malic enzyme — MRQRTIPLLAPTTKHRPNQNGHYETTSRGLAVLSSPLLNKGTAFSAEERRELGLTGLLPPEISTLETQVVRAYLQYEGLTDALSKNIYLTALHDRNEVLFYRLFSEHLREMIPIVNDLTVGMAMEQYHHECRPPRGVYLSIDHADAIEEAFANLGAGAEDIDLILATDAEQILGIGDWGVGGIEVSIGKLAIYTAAGGIDPTRVIPVMLDVGTNREQLRDDPTYVGNRHARIRGDRYDAFIESYINVTTKLFPNALMQWEDFSSRNGRSILERYRNHICTFNDDIQGTGAITLAAVISAIRVCGTPFRNQRVVIFGAGTAGIGIADQIREAMIHDGLAADDATKRFWCLDRKGLLTSDMTAEMGGFQLPYARPSAEVKGWRCDGTNGGVELLEVVRRVKPTMLIGASAAAGAFSEEVVKAMAANTDRPIIFSLSHPKARAEARPADLIAWSDGRALIATGCAFAPVTFKGVTYVVAQINNAMLYPGLALGAIVARASRISAGMFAAAASAVSSMVTVRQPGASLLPHIDDLRSVSATVAVAVVEAAIEEGLARARFEDIVQQVQDAMWQPEYRRIQAT, encoded by the coding sequence ATGAGACAGAGAACAATTCCGCTTCTGGCGCCAACAACGAAGCACCGGCCGAATCAGAACGGGCACTACGAGACCACGTCGCGTGGCTTGGCCGTCCTTAGTTCGCCACTCCTCAATAAGGGCACGGCTTTCAGCGCGGAGGAACGAAGAGAACTGGGGCTTACCGGCTTGCTGCCGCCCGAGATCAGCACGTTGGAGACTCAAGTGGTTCGCGCCTACCTCCAATACGAGGGATTGACGGATGCCCTGAGCAAGAACATCTATCTTACCGCTCTTCACGATCGCAACGAGGTGCTGTTCTATCGGCTGTTTTCGGAACACCTGCGCGAGATGATCCCCATCGTGAACGACCTCACGGTGGGGATGGCGATGGAGCAGTACCATCACGAATGCAGGCCACCGCGCGGTGTCTACCTTTCGATCGACCATGCCGACGCGATTGAGGAGGCGTTTGCCAACCTTGGCGCCGGCGCCGAGGACATCGACCTGATTCTGGCCACCGACGCCGAGCAGATTCTGGGCATCGGCGATTGGGGCGTGGGCGGCATTGAGGTCTCCATTGGCAAGCTGGCGATCTACACCGCCGCTGGGGGCATCGATCCAACCAGAGTGATTCCGGTGATGCTGGACGTCGGCACCAACCGGGAGCAACTGCGGGATGACCCCACCTACGTCGGCAACCGGCATGCCCGCATCCGCGGCGACCGGTACGATGCCTTTATCGAGTCGTACATCAATGTCACGACCAAGCTGTTCCCCAATGCCCTCATGCAATGGGAGGACTTCTCGTCCCGCAACGGCCGCAGCATCCTGGAGCGGTACCGCAACCACATCTGCACCTTCAATGACGACATACAGGGTACCGGCGCAATCACGCTGGCGGCCGTCATCTCGGCGATCCGGGTATGCGGAACTCCGTTCCGCAATCAACGCGTTGTCATCTTCGGGGCCGGTACGGCGGGCATAGGCATCGCCGATCAGATTCGCGAGGCCATGATACACGACGGGTTGGCCGCAGACGATGCAACCAAGCGGTTCTGGTGTCTGGACCGCAAGGGACTGCTTACCTCGGACATGACCGCGGAGATGGGCGGCTTTCAGCTTCCGTATGCCCGGCCAAGCGCAGAGGTGAAAGGCTGGCGATGCGACGGGACAAACGGGGGCGTGGAGCTTCTGGAGGTAGTGCGCCGGGTGAAGCCGACGATGCTGATTGGTGCGTCGGCTGCCGCCGGGGCATTCTCGGAAGAGGTCGTGAAAGCGATGGCTGCGAATACGGACCGGCCAATTATCTTCTCGCTTTCCCATCCAAAGGCCCGGGCGGAAGCCAGGCCTGCCGATCTGATCGCATGGAGTGACGGACGGGCGCTCATCGCGACTGGCTGTGCGTTCGCGCCAGTCACTTTCAAGGGTGTGACCTATGTTGTGGCGCAGATCAACAACGCCATGCTCTACCCGGGGTTGGCCCTGGGTGCTATCGTGGCGCGAGCGAGCCGGATCAGCGCCGGCATGTTCGCGGCCGCGGCGAGCGCCGTTTCCAGCATGGTGACCGTGCGCCAGCCCGGAGCATCGCTGCTTCCGCACATCGACGACTTGCGCAGCGTGTCGGCGACAGTAGCCGTAGCCGTTGTCGAGGCAGCTATTGAGGAAGGGCTGGCGAGGGCCAGATTCGAAGACATCGTTCAACAGGTGCAGGATGCCATGTGGCAGCCGGAGTATCGCCGGATCCAGGCTACTTGA